The Echinicola jeungdonensis genome segment TTACCAAAAAGAACGCAAGCTAACTTTTGAACCCAGTCTGAACATAGCCACTCCTGAAAGTTACGTATTAGGTCCAGGTGATTTGGTTTATGTGGATGTTTATGGAGCTTCTGAAAATTATTATGAATCCACCGTAACTTCGGAGGGTAAAATAATTTTGGCACATATAGGCCCTATAAGTGTATCAGGCTTATCCATAAGTGAGGCTTCCAAGGTCATTAAGACAAGGCTTTCCCAGTTTTATGCAGAGATGAACGGGCCAGACCCCAACACCTTTATGGAGGTGTCTCTGGGGAATATCAGAAGCATAAAAGTCCATCTGGTAGGAGAGCTCCGGTTGCCAGGCACTTTTACGCTAAGTGCTTTCAGTACCGTTTTTAATGCTTTGTATGCAGCAGGGGGACCTAATGTGAATGGAACCATGCGTAACATAAAAGTTATTAGGAACAATAAGCAAGTAGCCACAGTGGATGCTTATGACTTTTTGGTGAACGGAAAGGCTAATATGGGATTCCAGTTGCAGGATCAGGATGTTGTTTTGGTCGAGCCTTATCAAGGAAGAGTAAAGCTAGAAGGCGCTGTGAAGCGGCCATTGATTTTTGAGGTGAAAGAGGGGGAGACTTTTGAGGATGTGTTGAATTATGCAGGAGGTTTTTCGGATAATGCATTCAAGGAAAAAGTCAGTGTCATCAGGTATACCGATAAAGAAAAGGCCGTTTCAGATGTATTTAATGGTCAATTTGGGATTTTTACTGTAAAAGGGGGCGATCAATATAAGGTTGGAACCGTGTTGAACAGGTACAAAAACCGGGTTCAAATCAAAGGGGCTGTATTTAGGGAGGGTAATTATGCTTTGACAGATGGGCTTTCACTTTCCAAGCTTATTGAAAAAGCAGAAGGCCTAAAGGGGGATGCCTATTTGGAGCGAGCAAGCATTGTACGTACCAGGGAGGATCTGTCAACTTCCGTGATTCAAGTGGATCTTAAAAATGTGATTTCCGGGGAAAGCGATGTCCAATTAAAACCTGATGATATTGTAAAAATTGCCTCCATATATGACCTGAAGGACGAATACTATTTGAAGATTTCCGGCGAAGTAAGGGAACCGGGTATTTATTCTTATTCTGCTGATATGACCGTTGAGGACTTGATTTTGAATGCTGGCGGACTTAAAGAATCCGCCTCTATTGATGATATTGAAATAGCCAGGAGAGTTAGGGATCAGGGAAATGGTGAAACGGCCAAGCTAGTTTCTGCCCATGTCAGCAATGATTTAAGCCTTAATGGTGAATCAGAAACATTAAGACCTTTTGATAATGTAATTGTACGGCGCAAGCCCAATTTTGCCATGGAGCGAATTGTGAAAGTGGAGGGGCAGGTCAAAGCGCCTGGAGAGTTTGCCCTTAAAGGGGCAGAAGAGCGGATTTCAGAAGTGATCAGGCGGGCTGGGGGATTGACAGGCTATGCCTATCCAAAAGGTGCAACCTTGATAAGAAGGACGGAATATTATAATACAGAATCTGAAAAAGCGAGGCGACAGAAAAATATGCAGCAGCTTTTGGAGCGTTTGGAAAATGAGGCGGCAGATCCTTCAGAGGCACAGGCAGACCTGAAAAAGCGGTTGGCACAGGAAACGGGCGGTTTGGCTGCGGAACAGCAAAAGAATGATTTGATCACCAAAACCAAAAAAGAAACGCTTCAGGATATTAGTCAGGAAGAGCAGCAGACCGCAATTAAGATAGAAGAAACAGAGGCCATTGCCATAGATTTGGAGGCCATTTTGGAACAGCCCGGTTCCAAATATGACTTGATTTTGGAAGAGGGAGACATTATCAGTGTACCCAAGCAACTTCAAACGGTTAGGTTAAGGGGAGATGTGATTTACCCAACCACCGTGCGGTATGAGAACAAACGCTCTTTAAAATATTATATTGACCGTGCAGGAGGGTTTGATAATAGGGCCAAGCGAAGAAAAACCTATGTAGTTTATGCCAATGGGGAGGTGGCAAGGACAAAAAGCTTTTTGTTTTTGAAATCCTATCCTCGGGTGGAACCAGGGTCAGAGGTGATCGTTCCCTCCAAAGGGCCACGGATTCCTCTTAAAATCGGAGAATTGGTTGGCTTAACATCGGGTTTGGCCACCTTGGTATTGGTGATTTCTCAAATTAACGGAAACTAATGGCAGATCAGAAACATATCATCGATGATAAAATAACATTTAGAGAGCTGATCCTGCGTTTTGAGGGATGGTTAAAATTCTTTAAAAGCAAATGGAGGTTTTTGGCCATTGCCATTGCAGCTGGAGCAGCTTTGGGTTTGATGGCCTCCTGGATTAAAAAGCCAAAATATACTGCTGAAACCACTTTTGTGTTAGAGGAGTCAGATGCTGCAGGTATGGGGGGATTATCGGGTTTGGCAAGTTTGGCAGGTGTAAATCTAGGTTCACTGGGCAGTAGCAGTGGATTATTTCAGGGCGATAATATCATGGAACTTTATCGCTCAGACAATATGCTGATAAAGACTTTGCTAAGTCCATTTGAAGGAGAAGGCCTTTTAGTTGACCGATTTGTAAGTTTCCACAAATTGGATGAGAAATGGTCGGATAAGGTTGATTTTTCCCATTTGGATTTTGATCAAAACCGGAAAGATTTTTCTGTGGAACAAGATAGTGTGATGAAGGCTTTGGCGAAGACCATTAGAGAAGAACAACTTGCAGTCAGCAAACCGGACAGGAAGTTGAGCATTATTAAGGTAGCATTGACCTCCAAAGATGAACGTTTTGCCAAGGTCTATAATGAAAAATTGGTAGAAAATGTAAATGCCTTTTATTACGAAACCAAAACCAAAAAGACCGCTGAAAATTTAGCCATTCTCCAGCACCAAGCAGATAGTGTTAGAAAAGTATTGGATAAAAACTTGATAGAATATGCCGGAATACAGGATGATCGGCCCAATCCTAATCCGCTCATGCAAAAAGCCTCCGTTGAGGCAAAAAGCAAACAAATGGACATCCAGGTAGCCAGTAGTGCCTATTCAGAAATTGTCAAGAACCTGGAGATAGCCAAGATCAATCATCGAAATAGCACCCCTTTGATACAGATTATTGATGATCCCAGGTATCCACTTACCCAGTCAAAATTAAAATGGTATGTGGGGGTATTTATGGGAGGAGTTATTGCTTTTATTTTGGCTGTGCTTTTCTTATATATTTCCCGTCTTTATCAAACCAATGTTAAAGTGCAGGAGGGATAATGTTTGAAAGGCTCACTTCAATACCTTTTTCACATATACTCAGGCACAAATCCACCCAGAATTTCATTTTTTTATTAATCATCCAGGCCTCCAATATCCTCATTTCATTGATGGCCATGCCCTTGCTGATACAAGCCATTGGGGTGGATCGGTTTGGATTGGTGAGTTTGGCCCTTTCCGTCATTTTGATTGCCAATGTATTTGTTGGCTTTGGGTTCAACTTGAGTGGGCCAAGGGAAATTGCCCTGAATCAAAAGAATAAAAAAGCCCTTTCCCAGGTCCTTTCCCAAATCATCTCCAGCAAGCTTGTTTTGGCATTGATTGCCTCAATGGCTTTGTTATTGTCGGTTTTTGGTTTTGGCCTATTCCCTGAGTACCGGGCAATTCTTACTTTTTCTATTTTGATGCTTTTTTCTGAAGCCACTTTGCCTGTTTGGTTTTTTCAGGGCATGGAAAGGATGCGCTTGGTCTCTGTAGCCAATGTGTTCAGCAAATTACTTTATCTGATGGGCATTGTCCTATTTATCAATGGCCCGGAAGATGCTAAATTGGTCAACTTCTTTTTTGGAGGGGCAGCATTTACCATCAATTTATTGCTTTTAACCTATGTCCATTATGAGTTAGGGGTAAAGTTTTATTTGCCCCAATTCTCTAAGATTACTAAGACCTGGAAGAGCAATGTGTATTTGTTCCTGTCCAACCTGGCCAATCATATTTCAGTTAATGGGGGAATAGTTATCCTTAGCTTTTTTGCTCCTGCATCTATGTTGGGAATGTATAGTTTAGCGGAAAGGGTTTCCCTTATGCTGAGAATGCTTCCTTCTATGATGATCGGGGCCATTTATCCCAATGCCAGCAAACTTTATCAAAATGACCTGGAAAGGTTTTATGGCTTTCTTGTCAAGGTGTATCGGGGAGCGGTGTTCTTGGCCTTATTTGTGGGCTTGTTGACCAATTTATTGGCTCCGTTTATTATTAAAGTTTTGTCAAAAAGTGATATGGCAGCATCCGTGGTTTTTTTAAGAATTTTGGCCTTTGTGCCTCTTTTTGCCACGATGAATATAGCTAATATGATCATGATCCTGGTGGCCAATCAGAAGAAGATATTGTTTAAGTCCTCATGGACCTTTTGTATTTATATGGTAATTGTGGCAGTATCCTTAACTTCCTGGTTGGGTGGAAAAGGACTGGCTATCGCCATGTTGTCCACCGAATTGGTGATATTCATTACCTGTTCCCTATTACTTCGCCAAACCAAACCTGTTCTGTTTAAAACCTTCTATGCAAAAGCATTCGGTCGCGATTATCATTCTTAATTGGA includes the following:
- a CDS encoding oligosaccharide flippase family protein, translated to MFERLTSIPFSHILRHKSTQNFIFLLIIQASNILISLMAMPLLIQAIGVDRFGLVSLALSVILIANVFVGFGFNLSGPREIALNQKNKKALSQVLSQIISSKLVLALIASMALLLSVFGFGLFPEYRAILTFSILMLFSEATLPVWFFQGMERMRLVSVANVFSKLLYLMGIVLFINGPEDAKLVNFFFGGAAFTINLLLLTYVHYELGVKFYLPQFSKITKTWKSNVYLFLSNLANHISVNGGIVILSFFAPASMLGMYSLAERVSLMLRMLPSMMIGAIYPNASKLYQNDLERFYGFLVKVYRGAVFLALFVGLLTNLLAPFIIKVLSKSDMAASVVFLRILAFVPLFATMNIANMIMILVANQKKILFKSSWTFCIYMVIVAVSLTSWLGGKGLAIAMLSTELVIFITCSLLLRQTKPVLFKTFYAKAFGRDYHS
- a CDS encoding exopolysaccharide biosynthesis protein, which translates into the protein MADQKHIIDDKITFRELILRFEGWLKFFKSKWRFLAIAIAAGAALGLMASWIKKPKYTAETTFVLEESDAAGMGGLSGLASLAGVNLGSLGSSSGLFQGDNIMELYRSDNMLIKTLLSPFEGEGLLVDRFVSFHKLDEKWSDKVDFSHLDFDQNRKDFSVEQDSVMKALAKTIREEQLAVSKPDRKLSIIKVALTSKDERFAKVYNEKLVENVNAFYYETKTKKTAENLAILQHQADSVRKVLDKNLIEYAGIQDDRPNPNPLMQKASVEAKSKQMDIQVASSAYSEIVKNLEIAKINHRNSTPLIQIIDDPRYPLTQSKLKWYVGVFMGGVIAFILAVLFLYISRLYQTNVKVQEG
- a CDS encoding SLBB domain-containing protein, with the protein product MIKLLKSALPLVVFSLVMFFGNEPQLAAQTIPDVSTIKVDELSDAQLRTLLDRAANSGISKSELVEMARAKGMSNVELEKLMERIDKLEASSTTMKSGAVPSKREPRQQMNLNEILDGVLTNQEEIEERKDLQLYFGLDLFYQKERKLTFEPSLNIATPESYVLGPGDLVYVDVYGASENYYESTVTSEGKIILAHIGPISVSGLSISEASKVIKTRLSQFYAEMNGPDPNTFMEVSLGNIRSIKVHLVGELRLPGTFTLSAFSTVFNALYAAGGPNVNGTMRNIKVIRNNKQVATVDAYDFLVNGKANMGFQLQDQDVVLVEPYQGRVKLEGAVKRPLIFEVKEGETFEDVLNYAGGFSDNAFKEKVSVIRYTDKEKAVSDVFNGQFGIFTVKGGDQYKVGTVLNRYKNRVQIKGAVFREGNYALTDGLSLSKLIEKAEGLKGDAYLERASIVRTREDLSTSVIQVDLKNVISGESDVQLKPDDIVKIASIYDLKDEYYLKISGEVREPGIYSYSADMTVEDLILNAGGLKESASIDDIEIARRVRDQGNGETAKLVSAHVSNDLSLNGESETLRPFDNVIVRRKPNFAMERIVKVEGQVKAPGEFALKGAEERISEVIRRAGGLTGYAYPKGATLIRRTEYYNTESEKARRQKNMQQLLERLENEAADPSEAQADLKKRLAQETGGLAAEQQKNDLITKTKKETLQDISQEEQQTAIKIEETEAIAIDLEAILEQPGSKYDLILEEGDIISVPKQLQTVRLRGDVIYPTTVRYENKRSLKYYIDRAGGFDNRAKRRKTYVVYANGEVARTKSFLFLKSYPRVEPGSEVIVPSKGPRIPLKIGELVGLTSGLATLVLVISQINGN